One window from the genome of Haloprofundus halobius encodes:
- a CDS encoding DUF4013 domain-containing protein: MLTESLTYVRNSDDWVKNVLIGGILSLLGFLIVPTFLVIGYLLRVVRSSMRGDEEPPAFDEWGEMAVDGLKGFVIGLAYGFVPIVLAIVFAVLTGVTANGGNIGVVSGLFGLVGVLVVFVTALAVAYALPAGLANYAETGRMGAAFDIGMLRSTLTSGTYATAWLTAFAVFLVAGLVAGALNVVPILGTVVGVFVTFYAAVAGYYIIGRAWGEMHHVPMRDDEMPEERAAI, translated from the coding sequence ATGCTTACCGAATCGCTCACATACGTACGAAACAGCGACGACTGGGTCAAGAACGTCCTCATCGGCGGAATACTCAGTCTGCTCGGCTTCCTCATCGTCCCGACGTTCCTCGTCATCGGTTACCTGCTCCGCGTCGTCCGCAGTTCGATGCGTGGGGACGAAGAACCACCCGCGTTCGACGAGTGGGGTGAGATGGCCGTCGACGGGCTGAAAGGCTTTGTCATCGGCCTCGCCTACGGGTTCGTCCCGATCGTCCTGGCCATCGTTTTCGCCGTCCTCACGGGCGTAACCGCCAACGGCGGCAACATCGGCGTCGTCAGCGGCCTCTTCGGCCTCGTCGGCGTGCTCGTCGTCTTCGTGACGGCTCTGGCCGTCGCCTACGCGTTGCCCGCCGGATTGGCGAACTACGCCGAGACTGGCCGGATGGGTGCCGCGTTCGACATCGGAATGCTCCGATCGACGCTCACCTCAGGGACCTACGCGACGGCGTGGCTGACGGCGTTCGCCGTCTTCCTCGTCGCCGGTCTCGTCGCGGGTGCGCTGAACGTCGTTCCGATACTCGGCACCGTCGTCGGCGTGTTCGTCACGTTCTACGCCGCCGTCGCGGGATACTATATCATCGGTCGCGCGTGGGGCGAGATGCATCACGTCCCGATGCGCGACGACGAGATGCCCGAGGAACGCGCCGCCATCTGA
- a CDS encoding ornithine cyclodeaminase family protein, producing the protein MTDALFLTSDDVAGLATPTEYVEAVREGYRQRGEGAPAEPRTKLTNDDPPGMLTTYAAVLPETGAMGGYTYAAGFGERDAWFMTPLFDAESGEPLALLDGARMNPFKTGAAGGVAVDALARDDAESVAIIGSGAQARGQLRATAAVRDVDTVWVYSPTKEHRESFAGEMDRLLDASVAAVASSAAAVEGADVVVTATNASEPVFDGDLLEPGTHVTAMGQYSAHKREVDTTTIERSKYVPDLRARATRDAGSFLHAMEEGVVTEDHIYAELGEVVAGEAAGREGDGEITLFDSGGTGIETVASAYMLYERAREEGLGTSIDFAPASEALTGE; encoded by the coding sequence ATGACAGACGCGCTGTTTCTCACGAGCGACGATGTCGCCGGACTCGCGACGCCTACAGAGTACGTCGAGGCGGTCCGAGAAGGCTACCGCCAGCGCGGCGAAGGCGCACCCGCCGAACCGCGGACGAAGCTCACCAACGACGACCCTCCGGGGATGCTGACCACGTACGCCGCCGTCCTGCCGGAGACCGGTGCGATGGGCGGTTACACGTACGCCGCCGGCTTTGGCGAGCGCGACGCGTGGTTCATGACGCCGCTTTTCGACGCCGAGTCGGGCGAACCGCTCGCGTTACTCGACGGTGCGAGAATGAACCCGTTCAAGACGGGTGCGGCGGGCGGCGTCGCCGTCGACGCCCTCGCCCGCGACGACGCCGAGTCGGTCGCCATCATCGGCAGCGGCGCGCAAGCGCGCGGACAGTTGCGCGCGACGGCCGCGGTCCGCGACGTCGACACCGTCTGGGTGTACTCGCCGACGAAGGAGCATCGTGAGTCGTTCGCCGGAGAGATGGACCGACTGCTCGACGCGAGCGTCGCCGCCGTCGCCTCCAGCGCCGCCGCCGTCGAAGGCGCGGACGTCGTCGTCACGGCGACGAACGCTTCGGAACCGGTGTTCGACGGCGACCTGCTCGAACCGGGAACGCACGTCACCGCGATGGGCCAGTACAGCGCGCACAAACGGGAGGTCGATACGACGACCATCGAGCGCTCGAAGTACGTCCCCGACCTCCGGGCGCGCGCGACGAGAGACGCCGGGTCGTTCCTCCACGCGATGGAGGAAGGCGTCGTCACCGAGGACCACATTTATGCCGAACTCGGCGAGGTCGTCGCGGGCGAGGCGGCGGGTCGCGAGGGCGACGGGGAGATTACGCTGTTCGATAGTGGCGGGACCGGCATCGAGACGGTCGCCTCCGCGTACATGCTGTACGAGAGAGCGCGCGAGGAGGGTTTGGGGACGAGCATCGACTTCGCGCCGGCCAGCGAGGCGCTCACGGGCGAGTGA
- a CDS encoding mRNA surveillance protein pelota yields MRIAGRGRGEEGRERITLVPENVDDLWHLSYVLEPGDHVSGDTTRRIQRDDDQMRDTGGEREHLHITLEVEDVEFARFANRLRVSGVIVGCSREDQLGHHHTLNVEERGEITIEKRFKPDQIDRIEEAERATENPDVVIATVEEGEAYIHTVAQYGTEEYASFTAPTGKGEYARPRSELFDELGSALSHVDADTVILAGPGFTKQDARDHIADNYPEVAEKLTTVDTASVGDRGVHEVLKRGAVDDVQKETRIAREAERIDDLMERIAEGAKAAYGVEQVAQAAEFGAVEELLILDSRLRDERQGRGDWERDVNEIIETVEQKGGEVTVFSAEFQPGQQLKNLGGIAALLRYRLE; encoded by the coding sequence ATGCGAATCGCAGGCCGTGGTCGCGGCGAGGAGGGGCGCGAGCGCATCACGCTCGTCCCCGAGAACGTCGACGACCTCTGGCATCTCTCGTACGTGCTCGAACCCGGTGACCACGTCTCCGGCGACACGACCCGCCGCATCCAGCGTGACGACGACCAGATGCGCGACACCGGCGGCGAGCGCGAACACCTCCACATCACCCTCGAAGTCGAGGACGTGGAGTTCGCCCGCTTCGCCAACCGACTGCGCGTCAGCGGCGTCATCGTCGGTTGTTCCCGCGAGGACCAACTCGGCCACCACCACACGCTCAACGTCGAGGAGCGCGGCGAGATAACCATCGAGAAACGGTTCAAACCGGACCAGATCGACCGCATCGAGGAGGCCGAGCGCGCCACCGAGAACCCCGACGTGGTCATCGCTACCGTCGAGGAGGGCGAGGCGTACATCCACACCGTCGCCCAGTACGGCACCGAGGAGTACGCATCGTTTACGGCTCCGACGGGGAAGGGTGAGTACGCCCGCCCGCGGAGCGAACTGTTCGACGAACTCGGGTCGGCGCTGTCGCACGTCGACGCCGACACCGTCATCCTGGCTGGACCGGGTTTCACGAAGCAGGACGCCCGCGACCACATCGCCGACAACTACCCCGAGGTGGCCGAGAAGCTGACCACCGTCGACACCGCGAGCGTCGGGGACCGCGGCGTCCACGAAGTGTTGAAGCGCGGCGCGGTCGACGACGTACAGAAGGAGACGCGCATCGCCCGCGAGGCCGAGCGCATCGACGACCTGATGGAGCGAATCGCCGAGGGCGCGAAGGCCGCCTACGGCGTCGAACAGGTGGCGCAGGCCGCGGAGTTCGGCGCGGTCGAGGAGCTCCTAATTTTGGACTCCCGCCTGCGCGACGAGCGACAGGGCCGCGGCGACTGGGAGCGCGACGTCAACGAGATAATCGAGACGGTCGAGCAGAAAGGCGGCGAGGTGACCGTCTTCTCCGCAGAGTTTCAACCGGGCCAGCAGTTGAAAAACCTCGGCGGCATCGCGGCGCTCTTGCGGTACCGGTTGGAGTAA
- a CDS encoding MFS transporter: MNRNDRSIVALVMLAHGMVHTYELSVPIFVTIWLSEFSVIDLGIAQFPVNEATLGLVVTVGYGLFGLGALPGGVLVDRLGSRRLITLCLLGMSASFFVLGVAPSVIAIAFALLLWGAAASVYHPAGLALISKGVEERGTGFAYHGIAGNVGIGLGPLLAAILLLFVDWRVVAVVLAVPALLAALFASRAEFDETAAVSGAAAETDGGSKADAGVESWAEFVTESKRLFAGSFVFVFVVVMCSGLYYRGVLTFLPQLLAGLPGVDPVPLSAFVPESLLSSVGLETSGDSQLNPERYIYSGLLIIGVFGQYAGGKLTDSVAPERGIAGAFGALAVLALVFLPVANLGIVPLLAVAAVLGFSLFVVQPLYQATVAEYTPAGTRGLSYGYTYLGVFGVGALGGAIAGAILEYASPGALFVTLAGFATVASLVGVYLSRNASTV; the protein is encoded by the coding sequence GTGAACCGTAACGACCGTTCGATCGTGGCGCTCGTGATGCTCGCTCACGGGATGGTCCACACCTACGAGTTGTCCGTTCCCATCTTCGTCACTATCTGGCTGAGCGAGTTCAGCGTCATCGACCTCGGTATCGCGCAGTTCCCGGTGAACGAGGCGACGCTCGGCCTCGTCGTCACCGTCGGCTACGGCCTCTTCGGTCTCGGCGCGCTCCCCGGCGGCGTACTCGTCGACCGACTCGGCTCACGGCGTCTCATCACGCTCTGTTTGCTCGGCATGTCGGCGTCGTTCTTCGTCCTCGGCGTCGCGCCGAGCGTCATCGCCATCGCCTTCGCGCTGTTGTTGTGGGGTGCCGCTGCGAGCGTCTACCATCCCGCCGGACTGGCGCTCATCAGCAAAGGCGTCGAAGAGCGCGGGACCGGGTTCGCCTACCACGGTATCGCCGGAAACGTCGGCATCGGACTCGGCCCGCTTTTGGCTGCCATCCTGCTCCTGTTCGTCGACTGGCGCGTCGTCGCGGTCGTGCTCGCCGTTCCGGCGTTACTGGCCGCCCTGTTTGCCTCCCGCGCCGAGTTCGACGAGACCGCCGCCGTCAGCGGCGCGGCAGCGGAGACCGACGGCGGCTCGAAGGCGGATGCGGGCGTCGAGTCGTGGGCCGAGTTCGTCACCGAGTCGAAGCGACTGTTCGCCGGGAGTTTCGTCTTCGTCTTCGTCGTCGTGATGTGTTCGGGGCTGTACTACCGCGGCGTCCTCACGTTCCTCCCGCAGTTGCTCGCCGGACTGCCGGGCGTCGATCCGGTGCCGCTGTCGGCGTTCGTTCCCGAGAGTCTGCTCTCGTCGGTGGGGTTGGAAACCTCCGGAGACAGCCAACTCAACCCCGAGCGGTACATCTACTCGGGGCTACTCATCATCGGCGTGTTCGGCCAGTACGCCGGCGGGAAACTGACCGACAGCGTCGCACCCGAGAGAGGAATCGCAGGCGCGTTCGGCGCGCTCGCCGTGCTCGCGCTCGTCTTCCTCCCGGTGGCGAACCTCGGTATCGTGCCGCTTCTGGCGGTCGCGGCCGTGCTCGGCTTCTCGCTGTTCGTCGTCCAACCGCTGTATCAGGCGACCGTCGCCGAGTACACGCCCGCGGGGACGCGCGGCCTCTCGTACGGCTACACGTATCTCGGCGTCTTCGGCGTCGGCGCGCTCGGCGGCGCTATCGCGGGCGCGATTCTCGAATACGCCTCCCCGGGTGCGCTGTTCGTGACCCTCGCCGGGTTCGCCACCGTCGCGTCGCTCGTCGGCGTGTATCTCTCGCGGAACGCGTCGACGGTCTGA
- a CDS encoding DUF3054 domain-containing protein gives MATQSESFWDQRIDRGTLPLAVGDLLVIGLVLTFGVVMHNDVSYLTADPVGWLSTLVPFYIGWFICAPLIGAYSAGAGESAKASIPLAIRSWVPADIVGLGIRASPFFEGGADPVFIVISLVTVGVGLGVWRWLVFKVR, from the coding sequence ATGGCCACCCAATCGGAATCGTTCTGGGACCAACGAATCGACCGGGGAACGCTGCCCTTGGCTGTCGGCGACCTGCTCGTCATCGGCCTCGTGTTGACGTTCGGCGTCGTCATGCACAACGACGTCTCCTACCTCACGGCCGACCCCGTCGGTTGGCTCTCGACGCTCGTACCGTTCTACATCGGCTGGTTCATCTGCGCGCCGCTCATCGGGGCGTACTCCGCCGGGGCGGGTGAGTCGGCGAAGGCGTCGATTCCGCTCGCGATTCGCTCGTGGGTTCCGGCGGACATCGTCGGCCTCGGCATCCGCGCCTCGCCGTTCTTCGAGGGCGGCGCGGACCCCGTCTTCATCGTCATCTCGCTCGTCACTGTCGGCGTCGGACTCGGCGTCTGGCGGTGGCTCGTCTTCAAGGTTCGCTGA
- a CDS encoding GNAT family N-acetyltransferase — MEFLVLGWPEDGPTLRLDYRQFSYAGKFVMSNTGKAVVRDEERGADQAVADDEFDRDVLAAVAFNEDRTDASTLWIRYVTVREDRRGDRLGPKLVAFLVERARERGYDRLRIAVNNPFAYEALYRAGFAYTGRQTGLAELVLERALVDERRGDRDREAYQSGLDAYRGRDLGDGERAFLESEERADPPGRIEAPESGDV, encoded by the coding sequence ATGGAGTTCCTCGTGCTCGGCTGGCCGGAAGACGGGCCGACGCTGCGCCTCGACTACCGACAGTTCAGCTACGCCGGAAAGTTCGTCATGTCGAACACCGGGAAGGCAGTCGTCCGCGACGAGGAGCGAGGGGCCGATCAAGCGGTCGCAGACGACGAGTTCGATCGCGACGTGCTCGCCGCAGTCGCGTTCAACGAGGACCGAACCGACGCCTCGACGCTCTGGATTCGCTACGTCACCGTCCGCGAGGACCGCCGCGGCGACCGACTCGGACCGAAACTCGTCGCGTTTCTCGTGGAACGAGCGAGGGAACGAGGGTACGACCGACTCCGCATCGCCGTCAACAACCCGTTTGCCTACGAGGCGCTGTACAGGGCCGGATTCGCGTACACCGGACGGCAGACCGGGTTGGCAGAGTTGGTGTTGGAGCGAGCGTTGGTCGACGAGAGACGAGGAGACAGAGACCGCGAGGCGTACCAATCCGGCTTGGACGCATACCGCGGCCGCGACCTCGGCGACGGCGAGCGGGCGTTTCTCGAATCCGAGGAGAGAGCCGACCCGCCGGGGCGTATCGAGGCCCCCGAAAGTGGGGACGTTTAA
- a CDS encoding DUF4013 domain-containing protein: MLRDALNAPARTTDAVQTLFLGGFLTLLAFLLPLGWLTTVATVPFLVVALPVVFLPSLLLRGYYVRTMQAGLRGAERAPSFVRWGELVRDGLRSYFVAFIYLVPVIVLWTLVGVTAVAVELRPVGGPTGSMLVTLSAASATLLSGLYLPVFAYLFPAALVTYAATGRLTAAFAPRAVSRTLLDGGYAKGWVLASGVLVVALAVGAPTSLFLVGVFVVFYLQTVVHSVYGLAARTALGAELDDDGRVRVERAQRRPEVEASVQVGRSVGLTDGRGSETDSPADGEIRDETEVGADRNDDAGGDDNRSDRDGPDDRRFERGERGEQ, encoded by the coding sequence ATGCTTCGCGACGCGCTGAACGCTCCCGCTCGCACGACAGACGCGGTTCAGACGCTGTTTTTGGGCGGGTTTCTGACGTTGCTGGCGTTCTTGCTGCCGCTGGGGTGGCTGACGACGGTGGCGACCGTCCCGTTTCTCGTCGTCGCGCTTCCGGTGGTGTTTCTCCCGTCGTTGCTGCTCCGGGGGTACTACGTTCGGACGATGCAGGCGGGCCTTCGCGGCGCGGAGCGTGCGCCGTCGTTCGTCCGGTGGGGAGAACTGGTCCGAGACGGACTCCGTTCGTATTTCGTCGCGTTCATCTATCTGGTCCCTGTCATCGTGTTGTGGACACTCGTCGGCGTGACGGCAGTAGCGGTCGAACTGCGCCCCGTCGGCGGTCCGACCGGGTCGATGCTCGTGACGCTCTCGGCGGCGTCCGCGACGCTCCTGAGCGGACTCTACCTTCCAGTTTTCGCGTACCTCTTTCCCGCCGCGCTCGTGACGTACGCCGCGACCGGGCGGCTCACCGCTGCGTTCGCCCCGCGGGCAGTCAGCCGAACCCTCCTCGACGGCGGATACGCGAAGGGGTGGGTGCTAGCGAGCGGTGTGCTCGTCGTCGCGCTGGCGGTCGGGGCTCCGACGTCGTTGTTTCTCGTCGGCGTGTTCGTCGTCTTCTACCTCCAGACCGTCGTTCACTCGGTGTACGGACTGGCGGCGCGGACGGCGCTCGGAGCGGAACTGGACGACGACGGACGGGTGCGCGTCGAACGAGCACAGCGCCGCCCGGAGGTCGAGGCGTCGGTTCAGGTCGGGCGGAGTGTCGGTCTCACCGACGGACGCGGAAGCGAGACCGACTCACCGGCGGACGGCGAAATTCGGGACGAGACCGAAGTCGGTGCCGACCGGAACGACGACGCGGGCGGCGACGACAATCGGAGCGACCGAGATGGACCCGATGACCGACGTTTCGAGCGTGGGGAACGCGGAGAGCAGTGA
- the rqcH gene encoding ribosome rescue protein RqcH → MDPKRELSSIDLAALVTELRRYEGAKVDKAYLYGDDLLRLKMRDFDRGRVELLVEVGDVKRAHVAAAEHVPDAPGRPPNFAKMLRNRLSGADFAGVEQFEFDRILVFTFERPDADTELVAELFGQGNIAVLDENREVVSSLSTVRLKSRTVAPGSQYEFPSSRLNPLDVRYEAFAHKMDDSDTDVVRTLATQLNLGGLYAEEVCSRAGVEKTLDIADAGDEQYEKLYEALGRLREQLAKGEFDPRVYLEDDAVVDVTPFPLEEHESEGLDAEAYDSFNGALDEYFYRLDRSDDDGGGGSGAAGDSGRPDFEEEIEKKQRIVDQQEGAISGFDEQAQEERERAEQVYARYDLVDEILTTIRGAREQSVSWDEIGEKFEEGREQGIEAAEAVRGVDGANGTVTVALDDTTVTLDVSMGVEKNADQLYKEAKRVEEKKQGALEAIEDTREQLEALEQRREEWERDDEGDSDEESGDDEQEEIDWLSRQSVPIRQQDYWFERFRWFRTSDDFLVIGGRNADQNEELVKKYLGKSDLFFHTQARGGPVTILKATGPSEPARDVEIPEQSKQEAAQFAVSYASVWKEGRFAGDAYMVTHDQVSKTPESGEYVEKGSFVVRGDRTYYRDVKAEVAVGIACEPETRVVGGPPSAIEPQAETSIRVRPGRYAQNDMAQMCYRELRKRFADQSFVRKVSSADKIQEFLPPGGSEMVE, encoded by the coding sequence ATGGACCCAAAGCGGGAGCTTTCGAGTATTGACCTCGCCGCGCTCGTGACCGAGCTTCGTCGGTACGAGGGTGCGAAGGTCGACAAGGCCTATCTGTACGGCGACGACCTCCTGCGACTCAAGATGCGAGATTTCGACCGCGGCCGCGTCGAACTGCTCGTGGAGGTCGGCGACGTGAAGCGAGCACACGTCGCCGCCGCCGAGCACGTGCCGGACGCCCCCGGCCGCCCGCCGAACTTCGCGAAGATGCTCCGTAACCGCCTGTCGGGCGCGGACTTCGCGGGCGTCGAACAGTTCGAGTTCGACCGGATTCTCGTCTTCACGTTCGAGCGACCCGACGCCGACACCGAACTCGTCGCTGAACTGTTCGGACAAGGCAACATCGCCGTCTTGGACGAGAACCGCGAGGTCGTGAGCAGTCTCTCGACGGTTCGGCTCAAATCGCGGACCGTCGCGCCGGGCAGTCAGTACGAGTTCCCGAGTTCGCGGCTGAACCCGCTGGACGTGCGCTACGAAGCGTTCGCGCACAAGATGGACGACTCCGACACCGACGTGGTGCGGACGCTGGCGACACAGTTGAATCTCGGCGGCCTCTACGCCGAGGAGGTGTGCAGTCGCGCGGGCGTCGAGAAGACGCTCGACATCGCCGACGCCGGCGACGAGCAGTACGAGAAGCTGTACGAGGCGCTCGGACGACTCCGCGAGCAACTCGCCAAGGGAGAGTTCGACCCACGCGTCTACCTCGAGGACGACGCCGTCGTCGACGTGACGCCGTTCCCGCTGGAGGAGCACGAATCGGAGGGTCTCGACGCCGAGGCGTACGACTCGTTCAACGGCGCGCTCGACGAGTACTTCTACCGCCTCGACCGCAGCGACGACGACGGAGGCGGTGGGAGCGGGGCCGCCGGCGACAGCGGCAGACCTGACTTCGAGGAGGAGATAGAGAAGAAACAGCGCATCGTCGACCAGCAGGAGGGCGCTATCAGCGGCTTCGACGAGCAAGCCCAGGAGGAACGAGAGCGCGCCGAGCAGGTGTACGCGCGCTACGACCTCGTCGACGAGATTCTGACGACGATTCGCGGCGCGCGGGAGCAAAGCGTCTCGTGGGACGAAATCGGCGAGAAGTTCGAGGAAGGAAGAGAACAGGGTATCGAGGCGGCCGAGGCCGTCCGCGGCGTCGACGGCGCGAACGGAACCGTCACCGTCGCGCTCGACGACACGACCGTGACGCTCGACGTGTCGATGGGCGTCGAGAAGAACGCCGACCAGTTGTACAAGGAGGCCAAGCGCGTCGAGGAGAAGAAACAGGGCGCGCTCGAAGCCATCGAGGACACCCGTGAGCAACTGGAGGCGCTCGAACAACGCCGCGAGGAGTGGGAACGAGACGACGAGGGCGACTCGGACGAGGAAAGCGGGGACGACGAGCAAGAAGAGATCGACTGGCTCTCGCGGCAGTCGGTCCCCATCCGCCAACAGGACTACTGGTTCGAGCGGTTCCGCTGGTTCCGCACCAGCGACGACTTCCTCGTCATCGGCGGGCGCAACGCCGACCAGAACGAGGAACTGGTGAAGAAGTATCTCGGGAAGAGCGACCTGTTCTTCCACACGCAGGCCCGCGGCGGCCCGGTAACGATTCTGAAGGCGACCGGCCCGAGCGAACCCGCCCGCGACGTGGAGATCCCCGAACAGAGCAAGCAGGAGGCGGCGCAGTTCGCCGTCTCGTACGCCTCCGTCTGGAAGGAGGGGCGGTTCGCCGGGGACGCGTACATGGTGACGCACGACCAGGTGTCGAAGACGCCCGAGAGCGGCGAGTACGTCGAGAAAGGGTCGTTCGTGGTTCGCGGCGACCGGACGTACTACCGCGACGTGAAAGCCGAAGTCGCCGTCGGCATCGCCTGCGAACCGGAGACGCGCGTCGTCGGCGGACCGCCGTCGGCCATCGAACCACAGGCCGAAACGTCGATTCGGGTCCGACCGGGGCGCTACGCCCAAAACGACATGGCGCAGATGTGCTACCGCGAACTCCGCAAACGGTTCGCCGACCAGTCGTTCGTCAGAAAAGTCTCGAGCGCGGACAAAATTCAGGAGTTCCTCCCGCCGGGTGGAAGCGAGATGGTCGAGTAA
- the fen gene encoding flap endonuclease-1 produces MGNAALRQLAALSEVSFDDLDGRIVAVDAHNWLYRYLTTTVKWTRDEVYTTANGEEVANLVGIVQGLPKFFEHDLVPVFVFDGGVTELKDDEVAERREQREKAEERLEDARERGDHIEVARLEARTQRLTGVIQQTSRELLDLLDVPYVEAPAEGEAQASYMARRGDADYVGSEDYDTLLFGAPLTLRQLTSSGNPELMDLDATLDEHDLTYEQLVDVGILCGTDFNPGIDGIGPKTALTLVKEHGDLFSVLEARGEHVEFADRIRDLFLDPPVTDEYEFDTDLDPDVSAARAYVTEEWEVDADEVERGFDRIDDALSQTGLDRWT; encoded by the coding sequence ATGGGAAACGCAGCGTTGCGCCAGTTGGCGGCGCTCTCGGAGGTGTCGTTTGACGATTTGGACGGCCGAATCGTCGCCGTCGACGCGCACAACTGGCTCTACCGGTATCTGACGACGACCGTGAAGTGGACCCGCGACGAGGTATACACGACGGCAAACGGAGAGGAAGTCGCAAACCTCGTCGGCATCGTTCAAGGGTTGCCTAAGTTCTTCGAGCACGACCTCGTCCCCGTCTTCGTCTTCGACGGCGGGGTGACGGAGTTGAAAGACGACGAGGTGGCCGAGCGACGCGAACAGCGCGAGAAAGCCGAGGAACGGCTCGAAGACGCACGCGAGCGCGGCGACCACATCGAAGTCGCGCGCCTCGAAGCACGCACGCAGCGACTGACGGGCGTCATCCAGCAGACCAGCCGTGAACTGCTCGACCTGCTCGACGTCCCCTACGTCGAAGCACCCGCCGAGGGCGAGGCGCAGGCGTCGTACATGGCTCGGCGCGGCGACGCCGACTACGTCGGTAGCGAGGACTACGACACCCTGCTGTTCGGTGCGCCGCTGACGCTCCGCCAGCTAACGAGTTCGGGCAACCCCGAACTGATGGATTTGGACGCGACGCTCGACGAACACGACCTCACCTACGAGCAACTCGTCGACGTTGGCATCCTCTGCGGGACGGACTTCAACCCGGGTATCGACGGCATCGGTCCGAAGACGGCGCTCACGTTGGTGAAAGAACACGGCGACCTCTTCTCGGTGCTGGAGGCGCGCGGCGAGCACGTCGAGTTCGCCGATCGCATCCGCGACCTCTTCTTGGACCCGCCGGTCACCGACGAGTACGAGTTCGACACCGACCTCGACCCCGACGTCTCGGCGGCGCGCGCGTACGTCACCGAGGAGTGGGAGGTCGACGCCGACGAGGTCGAACGCGGCTTCGACCGCATCGACGACGCGCTCAGTCAGACGGGACTCGACCGCTGGACCTGA
- a CDS encoding HdeD family acid-resistance protein has product MSSEETSTIQMNRPVADVSATWRTLMIVGGILAVMGVIAILAPFVTGVALSMLLGALLIVGAALRGIHAFGAKSWTGALVQGGIAILYTVAGVALIANPVYGLVSLTILLIAYFLVDGLLEIAMGLRLRPDANWGWVVASGVLGLVVAALLFVGFPSTALWAVGLLFGVNLLASGISMVMVAMDGRSHAREDAASSAARSV; this is encoded by the coding sequence ATGAGTTCCGAAGAGACATCCACAATACAGATGAACCGCCCCGTCGCCGACGTATCCGCGACGTGGCGCACGCTCATGATCGTCGGGGGAATCCTCGCGGTAATGGGCGTTATCGCCATCCTCGCGCCGTTCGTGACGGGCGTCGCGCTCTCGATGTTGCTCGGAGCACTCCTCATCGTCGGGGCGGCGCTGCGCGGCATCCACGCGTTCGGTGCGAAGAGTTGGACGGGTGCCCTCGTACAGGGTGGAATCGCGATTCTCTACACCGTCGCCGGTGTGGCGCTCATCGCAAATCCCGTGTACGGCCTCGTCTCGCTGACGATACTGCTCATCGCGTACTTCCTCGTCGACGGCCTGCTGGAGATCGCGATGGGGCTGCGTCTCCGCCCTGATGCCAACTGGGGGTGGGTCGTCGCCAGCGGCGTCCTCGGCCTCGTCGTCGCGGCGCTGCTGTTCGTCGGCTTCCCGAGCACCGCTCTCTGGGCGGTCGGCCTCCTGTTCGGCGTGAACCTCCTCGCATCCGGCATCTCGATGGTGATGGTCGCCATGGATGGCCGCAGCCACGCCCGCGAGGACGCGGCGTCCTCGGCGGCCCGGAGCGTCTGA
- a CDS encoding DUF4013 domain-containing protein: MLRESIRYPFGGDDAAETLIVGGGLHVATAFVPLVPLVFVLGYLVRVLDEASSGGSAALRDGTPPTFDDLRGLTADGVKATLVVGLYSAGPLAVLLVTVGGASGLSAGALTGTASLGVLVGSTAALFAALGVAYLLPAALVGYAQSRRFRAAFDRSTLRAATDARYFVAVVAAGGLLSAAAVVVSMGAPRTLPRFVGFFVLFYAEVAAAALVGHVCGESVPTERPERSGSA; this comes from the coding sequence ATGCTCCGGGAGTCGATTCGGTATCCGTTCGGCGGTGACGACGCCGCGGAGACGCTAATCGTCGGCGGTGGACTCCACGTCGCCACCGCCTTCGTCCCGCTGGTCCCGCTGGTGTTCGTTCTCGGGTATCTCGTCCGGGTGCTCGACGAGGCGAGCAGCGGCGGTTCGGCGGCGCTCAGAGACGGAACGCCGCCAACGTTCGACGACCTCCGGGGACTCACAGCGGACGGAGTGAAAGCGACGCTGGTGGTCGGACTCTACTCGGCCGGACCGCTCGCCGTGCTGCTCGTGACGGTCGGCGGGGCGAGCGGTCTCTCGGCCGGAGCGCTGACGGGGACGGCGAGTCTCGGCGTTCTCGTCGGGTCGACGGCGGCGTTGTTCGCTGCGCTCGGCGTCGCGTACCTCCTCCCGGCGGCGCTCGTCGGATACGCGCAGTCGCGCCGCTTCCGCGCGGCGTTCGACCGGTCGACGCTTCGGGCGGCCACCGACGCTCGGTACTTCGTCGCCGTCGTCGCCGCCGGTGGACTTCTGAGCGCCGCCGCGGTAGTGGTGTCGATGGGCGCACCGCGGACGCTCCCCCGGTTCGTGGGTTTCTTCGTGCTGTTCTACGCTGAGGTCGCGGCGGCGGCGCTGGTCGGCCACGTCTGCGGCGAGAGCGTCCCGACGGAGCGGCCGGAACGGTCGGGGTCGGCGTAG